GTTTTGATTCTTGGTATCTCATCGATTATGATGGTCTTTAATAATCAGGATATCAAACGCCGTAACAGCTGTGCTCCTATGCGCCTTAAAAATTTTAATGCTCAGCTGGCAATCGCCAGCACGATTTTTGGTATCATTGTCTGGGGTTTTATGCTTCTGGTTGCTTTTGTGCTTTACGACATTACGACAGACAATCTGCCGCTGGTTTTGCTCTGTAGTGTCAATGCTCTGCTCATGACCTTTACTGCACTTGGCATTGCCTTTCTGACAGGCCAGTTTATAAAAAGCTATAATATTCAAAGCGCCGTTGCCAATGTGGTCTCACTCGGGCTCTGCTTCCTAAGCGGTGTTTTTGTTCCTCAATACCTGTTGGGCGACTCGGTTAAGGCCATCGCAAGCTTTACTCCAACCTACTGGTACATTAAAGCAAACAATGCCATTATTGGTCTGAAGAGCTTCAGCATGGAAGCCTTGTCCCCTATTTTGGCCGATATGCTGGTTCTGACAGGTTTTATCGTTGCTATCTTCGCAGTTGGCCTGATGATCAGCCGATACCGCCAACTCAGCCGAAATTAAAAAGAAGGCGCCGGATTTTTTATTCCGGTGCCTTCTTTTTTTTACCAGCCTCTGATGTAAGGCTTGAAGCAGTCCTCACAGACAATTTTTCCTTCCTGTAAATGCATTTTATGCTCTGGAGCACCTTCGCCGCAAAGTTCACAAAAGACAGTAGTGAAAAGCCGGGCTTTTTCGGGAAGTTCAAATTTTGGCGTTGAATACTCAAACAGATCATCGAGCGAAGCGTTTAACAGGTACTCCTGATATTCAGGCTTACTCATTAACCCTTTTTTGCGGGCTTTCAGATAAATACGCACCTTTTCACCTGTGGCACGGTTAAAAAACGAAAAAGCCTGTTTTCCGGTATTTCTGTACAATAGATTTCCTTTTCCAAAAGTACAGCCAAGCAAAGCCTGTACCGCATCCACACTGCAAGAGTCATTTTCAGCAACGCATACAATCTCTTCATCTTCCGATGAACCGATGCGCAGCATTTCTTTTGCCGCATCGCTGACACGGACGCCAATGGCCAGCCCGGGACATTCGTGTCCGTGAAATTCAACAGCCTTTATCCATAATTCATTATTCATAACAATCACATCCCTTTTAGTTTTATAATAATTATACAATATTTTACTCAAAAATTGATTAAGATAGGTTATCTTGCAAATAGCAAATAGTATATAACAATATTACTTTATTATTCTGACGATAAAATTTTTTCGCTCTTACCTTTTCCAGACTATCTGCATTGTAAATGGTCTTCTTACAATAAAAAAACCGCATTCTAAAAAAATGCGGTAAATAAAATAATTTATTACTTTTTAACACCATATTTTAAAAGCGCTTTGCAAATAGCCAACGTCAATACCCCGGCAACAATTGCCTCTGGAACACCGTTAATACCGATAACTGCCAGAATGGCCCCATAAAGCGCTGAGATGTCCATTTCCTTTGCAGATGCATAGCTCTGTCCAAAAAAGAAATAAATCATGTTCATAACAAGCAGTGTGTTGGTGAGCGAGCCGCCAACGCCGGCACAAGCCAAAGCCAGTGCATCGCTGTCCTTTACCTTCTTCAATCCCTTGTAAATATAATAAGGAATAACCCCCACTAAAATTCTGGGTACAAAACAAATAACAAGACTCCAGAAATTACCATCATAAGTTCCCAGTGAATAAAATGGGGTAAATACAAAAGAGGTTACCGTTGGGTTAAAAGTATTGTTCACGAGACTGGTGAGACCAAAAACAAATCCTAAAAATGCTCCGTATTTTGGACCGAGTATGATACTTCCAATGATTACGGGTATATGGATAATGGTCGCACGGGTGAAACCCAGCGGAATGTATCCCAAAAATGGGACAACTGCCATCAGGACAATGATTGCCACAAAAAGTGACAATTGGACCAATTCCTTGGTCGTTCGTGTTTTCATATTCGATTTTCCTCCTGCTATCGTTCCAGTCAAGCCGGATACAATGCTTAATCGTGACTATTTTAACATGAAAAAAGATCAGCTTTCAAGTCTTTTTTACCCAAACTGCATTTACGGAAGGTTCTATTTTTGATATAATCTCCTAGTAAATTTGAACGAAGGAAGTACATAAAAGATGAACTTAAAAAATAAAACAGTTATCCTTGGTGTCAGTGGCAGTATTGCAGCCTACAAAATGGCAAATGTCGCCAGTACTCTGGCAAAATGGGGATGTGACGTCCATGTTATCATGACACCCAACGCAACAGAAATTATTGCGCCAATGACCTTCTCCACCCTGACAGGCAACAATTGTATCGTCGATACCTTTGATAAAAACATCAACTACAATGTTGCACACGTCTCGCTGGCCAAACGCGCTGATCTGCTCATGATCGCTCCAGCCACAGCCAATGTGCTTGCAAAGCTGGCACATGGCCTGGCAGACGATATGCTGACCACAACCGCCTTGGCCTGCACCTGCAAAAAAATCGTCTCACCAGCTATGAACACAAACATGTTTCACAATCCGGTCGTCCAGGACAATCTGGATATTTTAAGAAAATATAACTTTGAAATCGTTCAGCCAGACAGCGGTGTTCTCGCCTGTAAGGATATCGGCGATGGCAAGCTCCCTAAGGAAGAAGTCCTGATCGATCATATTCTAAAGGAAATCGCTTTTGAAAAAGATCTTGCTGGAAAAAAAGTACTGATAACTGCTGGGCCTACCTGTGAAGCCATTGATCCGGTCCGCTACATTACCAACCATTCAAGTGGTAAAATGGGCTATGCTTTGGCGCGCAATGCCATGCTTCGTGGGGCTGAGGTCACCCTTGTCAGCGGCCCAACCGCGCTGCCTCCAGTCCCTTTTGTAAATATGGTCGATATCGTTTCCGCAAAAGATATGTTTGAGGCGGTCACCAGCCGGTCGGAACAACAGGATATTATCATCAAAGCTGCGGCTGTAGCAGATTATACCCCTTCCGACTATTCTGATGAAAAGGTAAAGAAAAAAGAAGGTGCCATGAACATTGCTCTCAACCGCACCCAGGACATTCTGGCCTGGCTGGGCGCAAACAGACGACCGGGGCAGTTTCTCTGCGGCTTTTCCATGGAAACACAAAATCTCCTGGAAAACTCTCAAGCCAAACTGATACGCAAAAATGTTGACATGATGATCGCAAACAATCTAAAGGTAGAAGGCGCTGGATTCAGTGGGGATACAAATGTCGTAACTGTTATCACAAAAGACCGTGCTACAGAACTTCCAAAGCAGACAAAGGAGAATGTTGCGGGACAGATTCTTGACACAATTTTGGAATGCCTGCCATGACACCTACACATCTCATCACAGTGGCCATGGAAATCGGCGATATGCTTTTGGAAAGCGGTGCGGAAATCTACCGTGTTGAGGACTCCATGCGCCGTATCTGCCAGGCTTATGGCGTTGATAACGCCGAGATTTTCGCGGTTCCTACAACTATTATCATTACGATCCGTGTCGGCGACAATCCCCCATTGACGCTGACTAAGCGGATCTTCAGCCGTGGAACCGACCTGTATAAGGTCGAGCGCCTGAATTCACTATCCCGCGAAATGTGTGCGACTATCCCGCCTTACGAAGAGGTTCAGAGGCGCATTGAGGCGATCCGCCGTTTTCCTCCTTACTCTCTTATCAAGCAGGTACTGGCTTTCTCCTTTGTAGCCTTCTTTTTCACTCTGCTTTTTAAAGGAACGCTGTCAGACGCCTTTGCCGCATTTTTTATCAGCGCTCTAACAAAGGTGATTTTTAACGCTTTGGAGAAAATCAAAACCAACGCTTTTTTTGAAAATGTCATCTGCGGCGCAATGATTGCTCTGTGCGCTCTGGGGTTCGTCCGCTCTGGTTTTGCCGCTAATATGGACAAAATCATTATTGGCACCATCATGACTCTGGTACCCGGACTGGCTATCACGAACTCCATGCGGGATATTATCGCTGGTGATCTGCTGGCCGGTGTGACAAAAACGACAGAGGCTCTGCTGATCGGAGCCGGAATTGCTGTAGGCGCCGCTATTCCCTTAACCTTCCTGCGTCCTTTTCTGGGGGTATAGATTATGGAAAGCAGTCTTTTACTTCAATGCTTCTATGCCTTTGCCGCTACGGTCGCCTTTGGTGTCGTCTTTAATATCCGCGGTCGGGCACTGGTCATCGCTGGATTTGGCGGTGCCTTAGGTTGGTTTTTGTATATGGGTCTGCAGGGCTTTTTTATCAACGATATTCCTCAGTATTTTATTGCGACATTAGCTGTGTCGCTTTACGCCGAAATCATGGCAAGGCGTTTCAAAGCTCCAGCCACCATTTATCTGGCAGCAGCCCTTATCCCTCTTGTTCCCGGAGGCGGCATCTACTATACAATGGAACATTTCATCAATGGACGTGTGGATGATGCCATCAATACAGGCCTGCATACCCTTGGCATTGCCGGCGCACTCGCCATGGGGATCATTATCGTCTCCTCAAGTATCCGTATCTGGCTGAACATACGAAAAGAATTAAAAAAGCGTAGAAAAAAAGACTCTGTCCATTAAAGAAAAACAGAGTCTTTTTATTTTATGCTGTTTTAAACAGTTTTCTCTTGATAAGCTTAAAGGATTCAGAAACAACAATAACCGATAAACCTAAAGTAACGATCTTAACCCACATGCCTAAGGATAACGGCACGGTATTATAAAGAATTCCACCAAACTGAGTGATGACCACCTGCAGCATGAAAGTCAGACCAAAAACCAGCAGCATCAGACGATTGCTGAAGAAGTTTGAAAAGACACTGGTGTCGGTAAGTTCACGGCTGTTAAAGGCATTGAACAGGTGCATGACCACAAAGAGTGTAAATAAAATGGTATACTGTTCTCCCTCGGCGCCGCCCAGAATATTGAACAGGGCCTGCATCATAAAAACAATCGATACAAAAATCCCATTACAGGCAATGCGTGAGAGCATACCTTTACTCACAATATTGGAATCCCGGGAGATGGGCCGACGGTTCATGAGGTCATCACGGATCGGTTCAAGGCCAAGCGTAAGGGCTGGCGGTCCGTCCATAATAATGTTAATCCATAAAAGCTGAAGTGCGGTAAATGGTGATTTTAATCCAAGCAAAATACAGGATAACACCACGATAACCGATGAGAGGTTCACAGTAAGCTGAAACTGGATGAAACGCTGGAAATTCTCGTAGATCCCACGTCCCCACTGAACAGCCTTGACAATAGTGGAAAAGGAATCGTCAAGCAACACAATATCACTGGCTTCTTTTGAAACCTCAGTTCCGGTAATCCCCATAGCGATGCCCACATCAGCGTTTTTAATGGCCGGTGCGTCATTGATACCGTCACCGGTTACAGCGACCACATTCCCCATTTTCTTTAAGGCGTTTACCACTCGCATTTTAACGACAGGAGTGCTTCTGGCAATAACTTTGATCCTTGGCAGAAGCTCAATGAGGCGTTCTTCGCTCAGATCCTCGAGCTTGTGGGCCTCGGCCGCTGCGTCTCCAGGTTTCAGAAGGCCCAGCTCATCGGCAATGGCACGGGCTGTTACAATATTGTCCCCTGTCAGAATTTTTAACTCGATTCCCGCCTTACGGCAGCGGTTAACCGCTTCATAGACATCCTCGCGCAGTGGGTCTGTAATAGCGACAAAACCATCAAAGATCATATTAGACTCGATATGTGTACGGCGTTCCTCGTACTCGGTTATTGTCCGAACACCAGAAAGCGATTTGTGTGAAAAAGCAAGCACACGGCGGGCTTTTTTCTCAAAACCAGTCATTTCTTTTTCAATCTGCTGGATGTGCTCTTCCGAAAAAGGAACAGGCTGTCCATCAATCATAATATGACTACACTGGCTGATGATCTTTTCAGGACTTCCCTTGGAGTAGGCTACACTTCCCTCATCCCGTTCTACAATGGTCGTCATATTTTTTGTCTCCGAAGAAAATGGGAAAACAAAGTTAATCTTTGCATTTTTTCGCAGATCGCTGTAAGATGCACGGTGCGCATCTGCTTTTTCATAGGCCATGATCAACGCACATTCTGTCGGGTTTCCAATAAATTTTGGCTGGTCCCCCTGCTCTATATCCGCTGTGCTATTGATGGTAAAATTCTGGATCAAAGCATCATTGTCGAGAATCTTTGGTGTGATCAGGTGTCCATCTGAGTAAATATCTGTAACCGTCATGCGATTCTCAGTCAGCGTGCCTGTTTTATCCGAACAGATCACATTGATACAGCCAATAGTTTCACAGGCGATCAGTTTTTTAACCAGAGCGTTTTGTCTGGCCATTTTAATAATATTAATGGACAGTGAAACCGCCACAATGGTCGGAAGCCCCTCAGGTACCGCTGCAACGATCAGAACGATACTGGTAATAAAAGCTTCAGATACTGTATCCAGATTAAAGGTACCTGTTGAAGCAAAAATGATCAGCTGAATAACAAAAACAATCGCTGCCGCAGTCGCACCCAGAATTGTAATGAGCTTCCCCAATCGGTCCATTTTCTCCTGAAGTGGTGTAGAACCTTTTTCAGTTTTGGATAGCTCACGTGCAATACTTCCAAACTCAGTACCATCCCCAACCTCAGTCACAACCATGGTACCGCTGCCTCCGGTTATAAAGCATCCAGAGTAGAGCATGTTGGCACGTTCGGCTACCGGAGTCTTAGGATTACCATAAACCAATCCGGCTTCTTTTTTAACCGGAAGGCTCTCTCCCGTCAAAGAGGATTCATCAACTCTCAGCCCCAGCGACTCGATCACACGGCCGTCAGCAGGGATCATATCACCGGTGGCTACCTCCATAATATCCCCGACCACCAGATCTTTTTGGGATATCAGGGTGACGCTGCCCCCCCGCATGACCTTGACCTGCACATCCTCATTAATCTGGTTTAACGCCTCGAACGCTTTTTCGCTCCGCCCTTCCATAATGACGGTAACGCCGACCGCCAGAAAAATAGCGGCAAAAATACCAATACATTCAATGAATTCGGTTTGTCCTCCGGTAAAATAGCGGACAAAATTAACACCCAGAGTAATTGCAGCTGCCACCAACAGCATAACAATCATGGGTTCTGTTGCCGCATCCCATATCTTTTTGAAAACAGATTTTGGTTTTCCTTTGGTGAACGCATTAACCCCATGCTTTAAACGGCTTTCCTTGATCTGGTTTTTGCTTAGCCCCAATTCCGGATCAACATTTAACCGTTCAAGCGTCTGACTTGTCGTTTCTTGAAATGCTTTCATCAACGATACTCCTTTTTAAATTTTTACCCTGTTAAAAGAGCGTATAGGGATCACAAATTTCTTGGAAATCTGCATTTGTTTCGTTACTATTCCTATTCGCTGCCATTTTTCCAAAAAAATAAGCTCAACATCAAAAAAGAGACCTCCAGCGTATTCTAAAAATACGCTAAAAGTCTCATTACCTTTGAATAAATAAAGGCGGTAAAACCAGATGCTCTGCACCAGTATGTTGACTTTACCGTTTCAACTACTCCCTTTTAACAATATCAATTATATCGGAGGTCTCAAATACTGTCAAGTAAATTTGCAAGTAAAATTTTTTTAATTGACAAAATATCAAGGCTCCCCTGAGTTTCGCAGACCAGCACCTCCAAGCCGGTCATCGCTTCAAGCACCTTTTTATTATCGCAGTGTATGGTCGAGTTTTTATCAAACCGGTTCAGCACAATGCAGCGTGTATTTATTTTCAAGCTTCTGGCATATTCCAGAGTTAAGAGCGTACTGTTAATGGTCCCAAGTCCCGCATCTGCGACAATCACAATATCCAATGCCAAAGCGTTTATTACATCCGTCAGCATAAGCGTCGATCCCTCCAGGTTTAAGGGGCAGATAATACCACCACTCCCCTCCATAACCACATAGTCATAAACTGAGGCTGCTTTGTCAAAATCCTGTAGAATAGGCGCCAGTGTGATACTTTTATTCTCCATCTGTGCCGCCAGATGTGGTGACGCTGGATAATCAAGCAATGTCGTCACTGCCTGGTTAGGATCACCCTTAAGCCCGGCAAAGCGGAATACATAGGCCGCGTCGCCTGCGATCCTCGTTCCAGTTTCAAATTCTGTGCCGCTGATCGCGGCTTTATAATATCCGGCGTTTATCCCCTGCGCGATGAGCCCCTTAATAATTCTGGCCGTGATATAGGTTTTTCCTACATCAGTACCGGTAGCTGTGATAAAAATCCCCTTACACATTTGCTTTCACCTCAAATCCAAGGGTCTTAATCATAGCAATATCTTCATGCGTGGCAATCCCGGCTGTGGTAAGCATATCTCCTGAAATCGCTGCATTCACACCGCTTTTCATCAGGCGCTTTCCCTTATCTGGAAACAGTGCACGCCCCCCGGCCAGACGGAGTTGTGCTTTTGGTAAAATAAAGCGGAAAATGGCGGCTGTACGGACTATTTCATCATAGGCAAGGGTTGTCTTACCTTCAAGAGGCGTCCCGGGGATCGGGCTTAATACATTGAGCGGCACCGAGCTCACACTGAGCTGTTTCAGAGTAAAAGCCATGTCAATACGATCCTCCATGGATTCACCAAGGCCAATGATTCCCCCGCTGCATACTTCAAGGCCTGCTCTCTGGGCATCCCTGATGACAGCCTTTTTCTCCGAATAAGTATGTGTTGTGCAGATTTTTCCAAAAAATCTCTCTGAGGTTTCAAGATTATTATGATAACGTGTTACACCGGCTTTTTTGAGCTTCAACAGCGCTTCATAGCTCAGAAGACCATGAGATGCGCAGAGCCCCATTGGGGTGGTCTTTGCAAGCTTTCTATATATACGGCAGACTGCGTCCACTTCCTCATCCTCAAGCCGTTTTCCAGAGGTCACAATCGAAAAACGATGAACACCCTGGCGGTAATTTGACCTAGCGCTTTCCACCACGGTTTTCTCTGGAAGTAAAGGATATTCCTCCACACAGGTGTTAAACCATGCAGACTGGGCACAATAAGCGCAGTTTTCACTGCAGCGGCCACTCTTTCCATTGATGATGGTGCACAGATTAAAATCTCTGCCACAAAATTGTTCTCTAAGCTCGCCTGCGTATGTACTCAGTGCTTCAGTACTGGAACTGTACGCCAGTTCCAGTGTTTCCTCCCTGCTGATCTCATAACCGTATTTTATTTTCTCTGCTAAATCACCAATATTCATCATATTCTCCTCAATAATGGTTTTATCCTGCGCACCAGCCCCGCGCCAATAAAACAGAGCAGAATATCTCCGGGAAGATCAAGGGGAAAACAGGACAAAAAAACAATGCTCCACGGTGTCGGCTCTGCCATGTAGAAATTAAGGATCATATACTTATAAACCAAACCGATAGCATAGGTGGCCAAAAGTCCACCAAAGGCAGCCAAAAGAAAGCGGCCATAGTTCTGTTTCTGCCCTCTCTGGATGATAAAGCCTGCAACCCACGCCGCAAGGATAAAACCGAGCAGATAGCCAAAGCTCGGCCTGAAAATATATTGGATGCCGCCGCCTGCCGCAAACACCGGAAATCCCACAAGGCCCACCAATACATAAACACTTACCGATAAGGCGCCTCGAGCAGAACCCAAAAGCATACCTGCAAGCAGCACAAACAAAAACTGCAGCGTAAAATAATCCATATAGGGCACCGGAACCTGTATGAAGGCGCCGATCGCCACTAACGCAGCAAACAATGCACACTGCACCATAGACCGGGTTTTTGTCAACGTTGTTTCCATCTTAATCTCCTAAGCTTTAATTAAAAAAAGTATAAAAGAAAAAGTCTCCATTGTCAACCTTATTTTAAAATATAGTCGACATTGAAGACTTTCTGCTATTTTTTTACATTCTTTTTTCGGATTTTTTTCTTTTTCTTCCGAACGGTGTAGCCAAAGCTGCCCAGTTTTTTCCCAAGTTCAAAATATT
The DNA window shown above is from Eubacterium limosum and carries:
- a CDS encoding biotin transporter BioY; translated protein: METTLTKTRSMVQCALFAALVAIGAFIQVPVPYMDYFTLQFLFVLLAGMLLGSARGALSVSVYVLVGLVGFPVFAAGGGIQYIFRPSFGYLLGFILAAWVAGFIIQRGQKQNYGRFLLAAFGGLLATYAIGLVYKYMILNFYMAEPTPWSIVFLSCFPLDLPGDILLCFIGAGLVRRIKPLLRRI
- a CDS encoding FmdE family protein codes for the protein MNNELWIKAVEFHGHECPGLAIGVRVSDAAKEMLRIGSSEDEEIVCVAENDSCSVDAVQALLGCTFGKGNLLYRNTGKQAFSFFNRATGEKVRIYLKARKKGLMSKPEYQEYLLNASLDDLFEYSTPKFELPEKARLFTTVFCELCGEGAPEHKMHLQEGKIVCEDCFKPYIRGW
- the coaBC gene encoding bifunctional phosphopantothenoylcysteine decarboxylase/phosphopantothenate--cysteine ligase CoaBC; translated protein: MNLKNKTVILGVSGSIAAYKMANVASTLAKWGCDVHVIMTPNATEIIAPMTFSTLTGNNCIVDTFDKNINYNVAHVSLAKRADLLMIAPATANVLAKLAHGLADDMLTTTALACTCKKIVSPAMNTNMFHNPVVQDNLDILRKYNFEIVQPDSGVLACKDIGDGKLPKEEVLIDHILKEIAFEKDLAGKKVLITAGPTCEAIDPVRYITNHSSGKMGYALARNAMLRGAEVTLVSGPTALPPVPFVNMVDIVSAKDMFEAVTSRSEQQDIIIKAAAVADYTPSDYSDEKVKKKEGAMNIALNRTQDILAWLGANRRPGQFLCGFSMETQNLLENSQAKLIRKNVDMMIANNLKVEGAGFSGDTNVVTVITKDRATELPKQTKENVAGQILDTILECLP
- a CDS encoding calcium-translocating P-type ATPase, PMCA-type, with the translated sequence MKAFQETTSQTLERLNVDPELGLSKNQIKESRLKHGVNAFTKGKPKSVFKKIWDAATEPMIVMLLVAAAITLGVNFVRYFTGGQTEFIECIGIFAAIFLAVGVTVIMEGRSEKAFEALNQINEDVQVKVMRGGSVTLISQKDLVVGDIMEVATGDMIPADGRVIESLGLRVDESSLTGESLPVKKEAGLVYGNPKTPVAERANMLYSGCFITGGSGTMVVTEVGDGTEFGSIARELSKTEKGSTPLQEKMDRLGKLITILGATAAAIVFVIQLIIFASTGTFNLDTVSEAFITSIVLIVAAVPEGLPTIVAVSLSINIIKMARQNALVKKLIACETIGCINVICSDKTGTLTENRMTVTDIYSDGHLITPKILDNDALIQNFTINSTADIEQGDQPKFIGNPTECALIMAYEKADAHRASYSDLRKNAKINFVFPFSSETKNMTTIVERDEGSVAYSKGSPEKIISQCSHIMIDGQPVPFSEEHIQQIEKEMTGFEKKARRVLAFSHKSLSGVRTITEYEERRTHIESNMIFDGFVAITDPLREDVYEAVNRCRKAGIELKILTGDNIVTARAIADELGLLKPGDAAAEAHKLEDLSEERLIELLPRIKVIARSTPVVKMRVVNALKKMGNVVAVTGDGINDAPAIKNADVGIAMGITGTEVSKEASDIVLLDDSFSTIVKAVQWGRGIYENFQRFIQFQLTVNLSSVIVVLSCILLGLKSPFTALQLLWINIIMDGPPALTLGLEPIRDDLMNRRPISRDSNIVSKGMLSRIACNGIFVSIVFMMQALFNILGGAEGEQYTILFTLFVVMHLFNAFNSRELTDTSVFSNFFSNRLMLLVFGLTFMLQVVITQFGGILYNTVPLSLGMWVKIVTLGLSVIVVSESFKLIKRKLFKTA
- the bioB gene encoding biotin synthase BioB, which produces MMNIGDLAEKIKYGYEISREETLELAYSSSTEALSTYAGELREQFCGRDFNLCTIINGKSGRCSENCAYCAQSAWFNTCVEEYPLLPEKTVVESARSNYRQGVHRFSIVTSGKRLEDEEVDAVCRIYRKLAKTTPMGLCASHGLLSYEALLKLKKAGVTRYHNNLETSERFFGKICTTHTYSEKKAVIRDAQRAGLEVCSGGIIGLGESMEDRIDMAFTLKQLSVSSVPLNVLSPIPGTPLEGKTTLAYDEIVRTAAIFRFILPKAQLRLAGGRALFPDKGKRLMKSGVNAAISGDMLTTAGIATHEDIAMIKTLGFEVKANV
- a CDS encoding threonine/serine exporter family protein, producing the protein MTPTHLITVAMEIGDMLLESGAEIYRVEDSMRRICQAYGVDNAEIFAVPTTIIITIRVGDNPPLTLTKRIFSRGTDLYKVERLNSLSREMCATIPPYEEVQRRIEAIRRFPPYSLIKQVLAFSFVAFFFTLLFKGTLSDAFAAFFISALTKVIFNALEKIKTNAFFENVICGAMIALCALGFVRSGFAANMDKIIIGTIMTLVPGLAITNSMRDIIAGDLLAGVTKTTEALLIGAGIAVGAAIPLTFLRPFLGV
- a CDS encoding threonine/serine exporter family protein, producing the protein MESSLLLQCFYAFAATVAFGVVFNIRGRALVIAGFGGALGWFLYMGLQGFFINDIPQYFIATLAVSLYAEIMARRFKAPATIYLAAALIPLVPGGGIYYTMEHFINGRVDDAINTGLHTLGIAGALAMGIIIVSSSIRIWLNIRKELKKRRKKDSVH
- a CDS encoding ECF transporter S component: MKTRTTKELVQLSLFVAIIVLMAVVPFLGYIPLGFTRATIIHIPVIIGSIILGPKYGAFLGFVFGLTSLVNNTFNPTVTSFVFTPFYSLGTYDGNFWSLVICFVPRILVGVIPYYIYKGLKKVKDSDALALACAGVGGSLTNTLLVMNMIYFFFGQSYASAKEMDISALYGAILAVIGINGVPEAIVAGVLTLAICKALLKYGVKK
- the bioD gene encoding dethiobiotin synthase, producing the protein MCKGIFITATGTDVGKTYITARIIKGLIAQGINAGYYKAAISGTEFETGTRIAGDAAYVFRFAGLKGDPNQAVTTLLDYPASPHLAAQMENKSITLAPILQDFDKAASVYDYVVMEGSGGIICPLNLEGSTLMLTDVINALALDIVIVADAGLGTINSTLLTLEYARSLKINTRCIVLNRFDKNSTIHCDNKKVLEAMTGLEVLVCETQGSLDILSIKKILLANLLDSI